Sequence from the Lysobacter capsici genome:
CGGGGCGCTCGACATCGAAACGGTTGCGCGAAAACACCGGGAACCGCAGGTCGTAGCAGACCAGCGGACAGATCCGCCAGCCCTTCCATTCCACGGTCAGGCGCTCGCGGCCGGCGGCATAGCGCTCGTGTTCCTTGGCGTAACGGAACAGGTGGCGCTTGTCGTAGGTCTGCAGCCCACCGTCGGGCGTGGCGAACAGCAGCCGGTTGAACACGCCCTCGTCGGTGCGCAGTTGCACGCTGCCGGTCACCGCGGCGCCGAGCCGGGCGGCCTGCTCGCGGATCCAGGCCACGGTCGGCCCGTCCATGGTTTCGGCGTTGCCGATGGCCTCGTTGCTGAAACCGCTGGTGAAGGTTTCCGGCAGCAGCACCAGGTCGGTGATGCCGCGCAGCGAGGCGAGCAGATGACCGTAATACTCGCGATTGCCGGCCGGGTCGTGCCAGCGGGTCGCGCCCTGGACTAAGGAGATACGCAGATCTTTCATGGCGGGTCGGCCTGACGTACGTGCAGTCCGCATTATGCCGCGCGGCCGAGGCGATGGATCAGGTCACCGGTGCAAAAAGCGCGCGTCGAGATCCTGTGCTCAGAACCCATCGTCATGACGCCGCCATCGGCTCGGACCTGGGTTCGGTTTTGCCATCGCCATAAACCAGAACGCCGCCGCGATGAGCCATCGCGGCGGCGTGCGGAGTCAGACGTTCGCGCCGATCAGACCTTCAGGTCCAGCATCGGCACCGTCACCTTCGGCAACAGCCGCTGGGTGAACATCTTGTCCTGGTAGTACTTGATCTTGTCGCACTTGACCGGGTGCGGGATGCCTTCGTACAGGAACACCTCGGTGTCGAAGCCCATCGCCTTGAGCTCCTGCGGCAGCATCAGCGCGCGGCGCTCCTCGGACTCGCTGCGCGAGATGTCCTTGCCGCGGGTGATGTTCTCCTTGCGCACGGTGGTGTAGCCGAGCATGTCGGAGTAATCGTTGGCGTCCTGCTGTTCGCGCGGCGCGTAGATGATCTGCAGCGCGTGGTTGGTGATGATGGTGCGCGAGATGTCCTTGCCGTAGGTCGCGTCGAGCTGCGACATGCTCTGGATGATCGGCAGCAGACGGATGTTGTAGCCGGCCATGTACGACACCGCCGAGGCGATGATGTCGACCTTGCCGATGGAGGTGAATTCGTCCATCAGCAGCAGGCACTGGAACTTGAGCTCGGGATTGTTCTGCGGCAGCTCGCGGGTGTTGAGGTTGATGATCTGGCTGAAGAACAGGTTGATGATCAATCGGCTTTCGGCCAGCTTGTTGGGCTGGATGCCGACGTAGATCGTCATCTTCTTCTTGCGCAGGTCGGTCAGCAGGAAATCGTCGGTCGCGGTGGCCGCGTCCAGCACCGGGTTGATCCAGGGGTTGAGCGGTTCCTTGAACGTGCCCAGGATCGAGGCGAAGGTTTCATCGGCCTGCGAGAGCATGTTGGCGAACGCCGAGCGCGCGTTGGAGCTGAGGAACGGACGCTCCGACAGGCCCTTGAGGAAGGGCTTGAGTTCGCTCTTGCCGTCGCCCGAGGACAAACGGTAGACCGCGCCCAGGGTCGGGATGGTGCCGAACGGGAAGCCGACCTTGTTGGCGTCGTCGTAGGCTTCGAACAGGTACAAGGTGAACGCCATGAAGGCGTTGCGGGCCTGGCTGACCCAGAACTTCTGATCGTCCGAGCCGTCCGGATACAGCATCGCGGCGATGCTCATCAGGTCGGACACGCGGAACGCCGGATCGGCCGAGACGTAGGTCAGCGGGTTCCAGCGATGGGTGCGGCGGTCTTCGGCGAAGGGGTTGAACAGGAAGATCTCCTGGCCCTGCTGCGAACGCCAGCCGCTGGTCAGGTCGAAGTTTTCCTGCTTGATGTCCAGCACCACCATCGAGCCCTGGTAGTTGAGCAGGTTCGGGATCACGATGCCGACGCCCTTGCCCGAGCGGGTCGGCGCGGCGAGGATCACGAACTGCTGGCCGCTGAGCTGGACCAGCTGGCCGTTGTACTTGCCGACCACGATGCTGGTCGGGGTCGACTTGAACATGTCCTTCTTGCTCAGGTCGCCGCCGTTGGCGAAGCGCGCATCGCCGTGGATCGACTTCTTGGCCGGCTTGAACATCAGGTACAGCAGGCCCAGGTAAGCCGCCACCAGCAGGCCGTAGCCGATGAAGCCGCCGGCCTTGATCTTGCCGGCATAGGGCTTGTACTGGGGAACGTCGAGCACCTTGAGGTAATCGAGGTAGGTGTTCCACTTCAACGCCGCGGTGTCGATCTTCATCAACATCAACGTCAGGTATCCC
This genomic interval carries:
- a CDS encoding amidohydrolase; the protein is MKDLRISLVQGATRWHDPAGNREYYGHLLASLRGITDLVLLPETFTSGFSNEAIGNAETMDGPTVAWIREQAARLGAAVTGSVQLRTDEGVFNRLLFATPDGGLQTYDKRHLFRYAKEHERYAAGRERLTVEWKGWRICPLVCYDLRFPVFSRNRFDVERPGALDFDLLLYVANWPSARAYPWKTLLRARAIENLCYVAGLNRVGDDGNGLHYAGDSAVIDFLGHAVSECTDEEVVVTTTLQAAELAAHRERFPAMLDGDRFELA
- a CDS encoding type IV secretory system conjugative DNA transfer family protein — its product is MKGKAIFALVALVLVAVAGTYLSGYLTLMLMKIDTAALKWNTYLDYLKVLDVPQYKPYAGKIKAGGFIGYGLLVAAYLGLLYLMFKPAKKSIHGDARFANGGDLSKKDMFKSTPTSIVVGKYNGQLVQLSGQQFVILAAPTRSGKGVGIVIPNLLNYQGSMVVLDIKQENFDLTSGWRSQQGQEIFLFNPFAEDRRTHRWNPLTYVSADPAFRVSDLMSIAAMLYPDGSDDQKFWVSQARNAFMAFTLYLFEAYDDANKVGFPFGTIPTLGAVYRLSSGDGKSELKPFLKGLSERPFLSSNARSAFANMLSQADETFASILGTFKEPLNPWINPVLDAATATDDFLLTDLRKKKMTIYVGIQPNKLAESRLIINLFFSQIINLNTRELPQNNPELKFQCLLLMDEFTSIGKVDIIASAVSYMAGYNIRLLPIIQSMSQLDATYGKDISRTIITNHALQIIYAPREQQDANDYSDMLGYTTVRKENITRGKDISRSESEERRALMLPQELKAMGFDTEVFLYEGIPHPVKCDKIKYYQDKMFTQRLLPKVTVPMLDLKV